A genomic segment from Microbacterium sp. SORGH_AS_0428 encodes:
- the pstS gene encoding phosphate ABC transporter substrate-binding protein PstS — protein sequence MIARSRRPLAGLVAALAVVASLVATSVPASAATYVVVSGSGSTWSSNALDQWRRNVANNYGMTVNFSGTGSSAGRADFIKGTVDFAVSEIPFQAAPEDGSAPERSDRPYAYLPIVAGGTALMYNLVISGKRVTDLKLSGEVVTKIFTGQISRWNDPAIQALNASLTLPDMKIVPVVRSDGSGSTAQFTKWMSTQYPGIWTTGMTSQFPADKLPDAKRQSGSLGVSGYVGNDNGVGSITYVEYSYPKGMGFPVVQVQNAAGNFVGPTAENVEIALRLARINEDQSSPDYLTQILNDVYSNPDPSAYPMSSYSYMIVPTAVGGVFTTEKGYTLGEFVKYVVCDGQKQAGALGYSPLPMNLVKAAFQQITRIPGSAVGEFNSDSCNNKGAAGEAQSGGGGGAAGGAGASTDAAAAAGSPAAAATTTEAVYDANGNLVSGAAGAGGAAAVSSPFTLAASSFGASQVGMLIAAILFVIAVLVPPLLVRRARRR from the coding sequence GTGATCGCCCGTTCCCGTCGCCCCCTCGCGGGCCTCGTCGCAGCCCTTGCCGTCGTGGCATCGCTGGTCGCGACCTCCGTCCCCGCCTCGGCGGCGACGTACGTGGTGGTCTCCGGGTCGGGCTCGACGTGGTCCTCGAATGCGCTCGACCAGTGGCGGCGCAACGTCGCCAACAACTACGGGATGACGGTCAACTTCTCGGGCACGGGCTCCTCCGCGGGACGCGCGGACTTCATCAAGGGAACGGTGGACTTCGCGGTGAGCGAGATCCCCTTCCAAGCGGCGCCCGAGGACGGCTCCGCCCCCGAGCGCTCGGATCGTCCCTACGCGTATCTCCCGATCGTCGCCGGTGGTACCGCGCTCATGTACAACCTGGTGATCAGCGGCAAGCGCGTCACGGATCTGAAGCTCTCGGGCGAGGTGGTCACGAAGATCTTCACCGGGCAGATCTCGCGATGGAACGACCCCGCCATCCAGGCGCTCAATGCGTCGCTCACGCTGCCGGACATGAAGATCGTGCCCGTCGTGCGTTCGGACGGCTCAGGCTCGACCGCGCAGTTCACCAAATGGATGTCGACGCAGTATCCCGGCATCTGGACGACAGGGATGACGTCGCAGTTCCCGGCTGACAAGCTGCCCGACGCGAAGCGCCAGAGCGGTTCGCTCGGCGTCTCCGGCTACGTGGGCAACGACAACGGGGTCGGCTCGATCACCTACGTGGAGTACTCGTACCCGAAGGGCATGGGTTTCCCCGTCGTCCAGGTGCAGAACGCCGCGGGCAACTTCGTCGGACCCACGGCCGAGAACGTGGAGATCGCGCTGCGACTGGCGCGCATCAACGAGGACCAGTCCTCACCCGACTACCTGACCCAGATCCTCAACGACGTCTACAGCAATCCCGACCCGTCCGCGTACCCGATGTCCAGCTACTCCTACATGATCGTGCCGACAGCGGTCGGCGGCGTGTTCACGACGGAGAAGGGATACACGCTGGGCGAGTTCGTCAAGTACGTGGTCTGCGACGGGCAGAAGCAGGCAGGGGCACTGGGATACTCGCCGCTGCCGATGAACCTCGTCAAAGCCGCCTTCCAGCAGATCACCCGCATCCCGGGCTCCGCGGTGGGGGAGTTCAACTCCGACTCGTGCAACAACAAGGGGGCCGCGGGCGAGGCGCAGTCTGGTGGCGGGGGCGGCGCCGCGGGTGGTGCCGGCGCGTCCACGGACGCGGCTGCCGCCGCCGGCTCTCCCGCCGCGGCAGCGACGACGACCGAGGCCGTGTACGACGCGAACGGCAACCTGGTCTCGGGTGCCGCGGGCGCGGGCGGGGCTGCGGCCGTGTCGTCTCCGTTCACGCTGGCCGCGTCGAGCTTCGGAGCGTCTCAGGTGGGCATGCTGATCGCGGCGATCCTGTTCGTCATCGCGGTCCTGGTGCCGCCGCTCCTGGTGCGCCGCGCGCGCCGTCGCTGA